A DNA window from Actinokineospora baliensis contains the following coding sequences:
- a CDS encoding FUSC family protein, with product MSSDDVAAPHWLRGLLSQQPAPIPWKRGLRAAASIAGPVAVGLAFGRIDLGVLVSLGALCVVFADIDGPYPYRFHRTGWAAVAGVSGYLAGAYLGSSGAWFLILIAGVSALVSAIGSNASMAGLQLLVFAVLGTGQTADPWLAARCFGLGAAVALLLSLAAWPVRGAAHERAAVAAVYDQIAVMLAASGTAAARQARRDLTDTLNAAYDALFTVRSHLAGRDRSYRRLFVLLTETTPVIEAAVAMVNAKRQAPPEYVTYLLDAAYRIRVREPLAEPPELAGDSRAVAQLHAGLRAVAEFRRSDGDTDRRQDSERIDVGVLLGRRTWMVVLRLMLCVGLAVAVGRLLDLEHAYWVTLTVAIVLKPDFGSVFGRAVLRGIGTAIGVLLGAGVLAISPPSWVLVGLMALAAAALPVGQVRNYGMFSVFVTPLVLVQLDIAQAGEWSLVAARLLDTVIGCAIVLIAGYLLWPGARRPRVGEDLAATLDTIAEYLHHALTGQADEKSTLRRQAYRALSDLRTAFQQSLVEPTAAGRVAAAWWPVIIGLERLTDAVTEVAVAVDRGAEPIGEHDTRVLAAAIREAAKAVRGQRSPKRPTLPDDDRLERVVGELTSVNATLRGPALAGGRRAPGAE from the coding sequence GTGAGCAGCGACGACGTGGCGGCACCGCACTGGCTGCGGGGCCTGTTGAGCCAGCAGCCCGCGCCGATCCCCTGGAAGCGGGGGCTGCGCGCTGCCGCCTCTATAGCTGGCCCGGTCGCTGTGGGGCTCGCCTTCGGCCGCATAGACCTGGGCGTACTGGTGTCTCTAGGTGCCCTCTGCGTCGTGTTCGCGGATATAGACGGCCCCTATCCCTATAGGTTTCACCGCACCGGCTGGGCCGCCGTCGCAGGTGTCTCCGGGTACCTGGCTGGCGCGTATCTAGGCAGCTCAGGAGCCTGGTTTCTGATCCTGATCGCGGGCGTGTCTGCTCTGGTGAGCGCTATAGGCAGCAATGCCTCGATGGCTGGTCTCCAGCTGCTCGTGTTCGCGGTTCTTGGCACCGGGCAGACCGCTGACCCGTGGCTGGCAGCCCGGTGCTTCGGCCTGGGGGCCGCGGTCGCGTTGCTGCTGTCTCTCGCGGCGTGGCCGGTTCGGGGTGCTGCGCACGAGCGCGCGGCCGTTGCGGCGGTCTATGACCAGATCGCGGTCATGCTGGCCGCCTCCGGCACCGCCGCGGCCCGGCAGGCCCGCCGCGACCTGACTGACACGCTCAACGCTGCCTACGACGCGCTGTTCACCGTCCGCTCGCACCTAGCGGGCCGCGACAGGTCGTACCGGCGGCTGTTCGTGCTGCTCACCGAGACCACGCCGGTGATCGAGGCCGCGGTCGCCATGGTCAACGCCAAGCGGCAGGCACCGCCTGAGTACGTCACCTACCTCCTGGACGCCGCCTACCGAATCCGTGTCCGCGAGCCGCTGGCCGAGCCGCCGGAATTGGCCGGGGATAGTCGCGCGGTCGCCCAGCTCCACGCGGGCCTCAGGGCGGTCGCCGAGTTCCGCCGCAGCGACGGCGACACGGACCGACGCCAAGACAGCGAGCGGATCGACGTGGGCGTCCTCCTCGGTCGCCGTACCTGGATGGTCGTACTACGCCTCATGCTTTGCGTAGGGCTCGCTGTGGCAGTTGGGCGGCTCTTGGACCTAGAGCACGCGTACTGGGTAACGCTGACAGTGGCGATCGTGCTGAAGCCCGACTTCGGCTCCGTGTTCGGCAGAGCCGTCCTACGCGGCATAGGCACCGCAATAGGCGTGCTGCTTGGAGCAGGGGTGCTCGCGATCTCTCCGCCCAGTTGGGTGCTCGTGGGCTTGATGGCCCTCGCGGCGGCCGCGCTACCTGTGGGCCAGGTGCGCAACTACGGCATGTTCAGCGTCTTCGTCACGCCCCTGGTGCTCGTCCAACTCGACATAGCGCAGGCAGGCGAGTGGAGCCTGGTCGCTGCGCGGCTGCTCGACACCGTGATCGGCTGCGCCATCGTCCTCATCGCGGGCTACCTGCTCTGGCCGGGCGCCCGCCGCCCCAGGGTGGGGGAAGACCTGGCAGCGACCCTCGACACCATCGCCGAGTACCTCCACCACGCCCTGACTGGGCAGGCCGACGAGAAGTCCACCCTCCGCAGGCAGGCATACCGGGCCCTCTCAGACCTCCGCACCGCCTTTCAGCAGTCGCTGGTCGAGCCCACGGCCGCCGGTCGCGTCGCTGCTGCCTGGTGGCCGGTCATCATCGGCCTGGAGCGGCTCACCGACGCCGTCACCGAGGTCGCCGTCGCGGTCGACCGGGGCGCCGAGCCGATCGGCGAACACGACACCAGGGTCTTGGCCGCCGCGATCAGGGAGGCGGCGAAGGCGGTGCGCGGGCAGCGGTCCCCCAA